A genomic window from Mobula hypostoma chromosome X1, sMobHyp1.1, whole genome shotgun sequence includes:
- the LOC134340645 gene encoding G-protein coupled receptor 39-like, with product MNISEDAQWGDPANGTGGFVQMTETAKIATSVVYGTIFICGAAGNVLVILVIWMLRSKTLVQRSLSRHMMSMACSDLLILTVGLPIELYGIIWYPHPWPIGNAGCKGFYLLWEVCSYASIFNVLTFSLERYIAICHPLQIKLLAKSRTSNLIGLVWALASIIGLPVAFAIGVEDAWKPFRPRGDERPPLNICTNISGRMSLYRLVIYLSFSLYVLVLLLVGFTCREMIKTLLRSRPVSVTLQQTNSTGRVTTGFKEIRRQNVVMLGCIVATLAVCWFPFQARRLMTAVQSKSQWTKHYYSSYLVMQPITNSLYYISSAVNPFLYNVTSKQFRKMFVQVLRGCCRSGPVPSEHGRNAHSDVKQESN from the exons ATGAACATCTCGGAGGACGCGCAGTGGGGAGACCCAGCCAACGGGACCGGAGGTTTCGTCCAGATGACTGAGACAGCTAAAATCGCCACCTCTGTGGTCTACGGGACCATCTTCATCTGCGGGGCGGCTGGGAACGTCCTGGTCATCCTAGTCATTTGGATGTTGAGGAGCAAGACCCTGGTGCAGAGGAGCCTGAGCCGGCACATGATGAGCATGGCATGTTCTGATCTCCTCATCCTTACTGTCGGGCTGCCCATAGAGCTGTACGGCATCATCTGGTACCCGCACCCCTGGCCAATCGGAAACGCTGGATGCAAAGGATTCTACCTGCTCTGGGAAGTGTGCAGTTATGCGTCGATATTTAACGTCCTGACCTTCAGTTTGGAGCGCTACATAGCCATCTGTCACCCGCTGCAGATCAAGTTACTGGCCAAATCGAGGACCAGCAACCTGATTGGCTTGGTTTGGGCCCTGGCGTCCATCATAGGGTTGCCTGTTGCTTTTGCTATCGGTGTAGAAGATGCTTGGAAGCCCTTTAGACCCCGAGGGGATGAAAGACCACCCCTCAACATTTGTACCAATATTTCCGGAAGGATGTCTCTCTACCGGCTGGTCATCtacctctctttctccctttacgTTCTGGTGCTCCTGTTGGTGGGTTTTACCTGCAGGGAGATGATAAAAACCCTCCTCAGAAGTCGGCCGGTGTCTGTCACACTCCAGCAGACCAACTCCACAGGCAGGGTTACGACAGGGTTTAAAGAGATAAGACGGCAAAATGTTGTGATGCTGG GATGTATTGTTGCAACATTGGCTGTTTGTTGGTTTCCGTTCCAAGCGAGGCGTCTAATGACAGCTGTTCAGTCCAAAAGCCAGTGGACGAAGCATTACTACAGCTCTTACCTTGTGATGCAGCCCATTACCAACTCTCTCTATTACATCAGCTCAGCCGTCAATCCTTTCCTTTACAACGTGACCTCCAAACAGTTCCGCAAGATGTTCGTACAAGTGCTGAGAGGCTGCTGTCGGTCTGGCCCCGTCCCATCAGAGCATGGGAGAAACGCACATTCAGACGTGAAGCAAGAGTCCAATTGA